In one Amaranthus tricolor cultivar Red isolate AtriRed21 chromosome 8, ASM2621246v1, whole genome shotgun sequence genomic region, the following are encoded:
- the LOC130821374 gene encoding LRR receptor-like serine/threonine-protein kinase HSL2, with protein sequence MASSHFFSFFFLNYFISSFASLTATTDSVILIRVKNDQITDDHNGLSNWVLPNHDHPFPQPSNHCNWTGITCNSLHQVTAVNLDNLELSGTFPSGFCRIPSLRNLSISSNLFHGFVSLSLCSHLHSLNISDNNFSGELPVFSPEFSSLYVVDFSVNNFSGDIPRSFSSLFSLRVLRLDSNSITGNPIPEFLTNLTELTHLELAYNPFQASVIPSYIGKFSNLQILWLTASNLVGKIPESICLLKSLRNFDVATNSLSGEIPSCIDNLTNLFQLELFDNQLSGQLPASLGNLKGLVNFDASQNNLVGTLPESLAALPLASLNLNDNLLQGKIPAILAENKNLFQLKLFNNSFSGELPANLGLNSMLIEFDVSTNNFSGEFPANLCNGKNLEQIIAFNNKFSGNFPETYGNCNSLGYVRIQNNNFSGEIAQSFWGLPQLFFVELTNNYFQGKLPSTISNSGKLTKIQISGNLFSGNLPLEICKLSVLTVLHLGENNFSGELPNCITTLKNLQEIDLQGNKFSGEFPRNVSSWIQLTELNLSRNYFSGEIPSQLGNLPVLTYLDLSNNLFSGEIPVELTNLKLNQFNLSNNQLEGKVPGRFNREFYVSSLSGNPRLCSSDLKGLSSCPKPAPASFLLASFLAVLAFVVLTSLFLLYVSKVQSNSELRKNCPYKITFFQRIGFNEEEIFSHLIENNVIGSGGSGRVYMVTLKSGQSIAVKKLWSDRDKDLDMNLLFKSEVEILGNIRHENIVKLLFSCIGEEFRLLGYEYMANGSLGDVLHGEKGGVLLDWPRRYAIALGSAQGLAYLHHDCVPSIIHRDVKSNNILLDNKLMPKIADFGLAKALIRPGDIESIAPMSRFAGSCGYIAPEYGYTLKVTEKSDVYSFGVVLIELVTGKRPNESRLGENKDIVKWLRELAAESCDFDSANQVLDPRMNQATCNYKEIKKVIEVAILCTAPSPLSRPSMRRVVELLRNHATSTK encoded by the exons ATGGCTTCCTCTcatttcttctccttcttcttcctcaattACTTCATCTCCTCATTTGCATCTTTAACCGCCACAACCGACTCAGTAATCCTTATTCGTGTCAAAAACGACCAAATAACCGACGACCATAACGGTCTCTCAAACTGGGTACTACCAAACCACGATCATCCATTTCCACAACCTTCCAATCACTGTAACTGGACTGGCATTACCTGTAATTCTCTTCACCAAGTAACCGCCGTCAATCTCGATAATCTAGAACTTTCTGGAACATTCCCTTCCGGTTTCTGCCGTATTCCTTCTCTTCGTAACCTTTCCATTTCTTCCAATCTCTTTCATGGCTTTGTTTCCCTTTCTCTCTGCTCTCATCTTCACTCTCTTAACATTTCTGATAATAACTTTTCCGGCGAACTTCCGGTGTTTTCACCGGAGTTTTCTTCTCTTTATGTAGTTGATTTTTCGGTAAACAACTTCTCCGGTGATATTCCCCGAAGTTTTTCGAGTTTGTTCTCTCTTAGAGTTCTTCGTCTAGATAGTAACTCGATTACTGGAAATCCTATCCCCGAGTTTCTTACGAATTTAACTGAGTTGACACACCTTGAACTCGCTTACAACCCGTTTCAAGCCTCCGTGATTCCGAGTTATATTGGAAAGTTCTCGAACCTCCAGATTCTTTGGCTCACTGCGTCGAATCTAGTCGGGAAGATTCCGGAATctatttgtttgttaaaatcATTGAGAAACTTTGATGTCGCGACGAATTCTCTCTCCGGGGAGATTCCTTCGTGTATTGATAATCTgacaaatttatttcaattggaGCTTTTTGATAACCAATTATCAGGTCAATTGCCGGCAAGTTTGGGAAATTTAAAGGGTTTGGTTAATTTCGACGCTTCACAGAATAATCTCGTCGGAACTTTACCGGAAAGTCTCGCTGCATTACCATTAGCATCACTTAATCTTAACGATAATCTTCTACAGGGGAAGATACCAGCAATTTTAGCAGAAAATAAGAATCTATTTCAATTGAAGCTCTTTAATAACAGTTTTTCCGGCGAGTTACCTGCGAATTTGGGATTAAATTCGATGTTGATAGAATTTGATGtttcaacaaataatttttcCGGTGAATTTCCAGCAAATCTTTGCAATGGGAAGAATTTAGAGCAAATAATCGCCTTCAACAACAAATTTTCGGGTAATTTCCCGGAAACTTACGGAAATTGCAATTCATTAGGATATGTAAGGatccaaaacaacaatttttccgGTGAAATTGCTCAGAGTTTCTGGGGCTTACCTCAACTGTTTTTTGTTGAGCTAACTAACAATTATTTCCAAGGTAAGCTTCCTTCTACAATTTCTAATTCaggaaaattgacaaaaattcaaatatctgGTAATTTATTCTCTGGAAATCTACCTTTAGAAATATGCAAATTAAGTGTATTAACTGTTCTTCATTTGGGTGAAAACAATTTCAGTGGGGAATTGCCTAATTGTATAACCACATTGAAGAATTTACAAGAAATTGACTTACAGGGGAATAAATTTTCCGGTGAGTTTCCGAGAAATGTGAGTTCATGGATTCAATTAACAGAATTAAATTTGTCTAGAAACTATTTTTCCGGCGAGATTCCGAGTCAACTAGGCAATTTGCCAGTTTTAACATACTTAGATTTAtcgaataatttattttctggcGAGATTCCGGTGGAATTGACCAACCTTAAACTAAACCAGTTTAATCTTTCAAATAATCAGTTGGAGGGAAAAGTTCCGGGTCGGTTTAACCGTGAATTTTACGTTAGCAGTTTGTCGGGTAACCCGAGACTTTGTAGTTCGGATCTAAAAGGCCTTTCTTCTTGCCCAAAACCTGCACCTGCTTCTTTTTTATTGGCTTCATTTTTAGCTGTTTTAGCTTTTGTTGTCTTAACCTCTCTTTTCTTGCTCTATGTATCCAAAGTCCAATCAAATAGTGAGTTAAGGAAAAATTGTCCTTATAAAATTACTTTTTTCCAAAGAATTGGGTTTAATGAGGAAGAAATATTTTCACACCTCATTGAAAATAATGTGATTGGTTCTGGTGGGTCTGGTAGAGTATATATGGTTACACTTAAGTCGGGTCAATCTATAGCGGTTAAAAAGTTGTGGAGCGATAGAGATAAAGATTTAGATATGAATTTATTGTTCAAGTCAGAGGTTGAGATATTGGGAAATATACGTCATGAAAATATTGTGAAATTGTTGTTTAGTTGTATAGGAGAAGAATTTAGGCTATTAGGGTATGAGTATATGGCAAATGGGAGCTTAGGTGATGTTTTGCACGGAGAAAAGGGTGGTGTGTTGTTGGATTGGCCTCGACGTTATGCAATCGCATTGGGATCGGCTCAAGGGTTGGCTTATTTGCACCATGATTGTGTCCCATCCATCATTCATCGTGATGTGAAATCTAATAATATATTGCTTGACAACAAGCTCATGCCAAAGATTGCTGATTTTGGTCTCGCTAAGGCATTAATAAGGCCAGGAGACATAGAGAGTATCGCACCCATGTCACGATTTGCTGGTTCTTGTGGCTACATTGCACCTG aatatggatacACACTCAAAGTGACAGAAAAGAGCGACGTGTATAGCTTTGGAGTAGTGCTAATAGAGCTAGTAACAGGGAAGCGACCAAATGAGTCAAGGTTGGGGGAGAATAAGGACATAGTGAAATGGTTGAGAGAATTAGCAGCAGAGTCTTGTGATTTTGATTCtgcaaaccaagttttagacCCAAGAATGAATCAAGCTACATGCAACTACAAAGAGATTAAGAAAGTTATTGAAGTTGCTATCCTCTGTACTGCACCATCTCCTCTTAGTAGACCCTCCATGAGAAGAGTCGTTGAATTGCTTCGAAATCATGCCACCTCTACTAAATGA